One Geoalkalibacter sp. genomic window, ATCCACAGATCCCGCCCGCCCAACTCGCGGCGCAGACTGTCGAAACTCAGCTTGTAGTTGGCCGTCACCAGCACCGGCGCCTCGGCATCGGGACGACCGACGGCGTAGAGCCCCGGCGCGATGCGATAGCGCATGCGGCCGATACCCCAGCGCATCTGCCAGCGGCCCAGATGGTCGCTCCAGGTCAGGCGCGTGGCGACCTGGGGCACCGGCCCGGCGGGCGTGTCGAGAAAGCCCAGGACGAAAGGGCAGGGACGATAGCCCGGCAGCTCACGAATTCGCGGCGGCGGGCAGCAGCTGACCTGGTCGTTGGCGACCGACGGCGGGCAGCAGGCTTGCGCAGTTGTCGGCGGCACCTTGGGCGGACAGCAGGACGATTTTGACGGCGGCGGGCAGCAGGGGCTGTCTTCGGACATGGCGGTGCTTCCTTTTCGTGAGACAAATCAGGCCGCAGCATAGCAAAAAAAACGCGGGTTGGGAGGTGCCGGATAAAAAAAGCCGGCCCGTTGCGGGGCCGGCCGAGGGTGGAGGGCTGGTGCGGCGGATCAGAAAATGACCTGGGCCTGAAGCCGGAAAATGTTGTCATCCTTGTTCTGTGCCAGGTCGTCCTTGTGCAGGGTGTAATCGGCCTGGATCTTGGCGCGGTGCTTTTTGTAGTAGTAGCCGGCGGCGATCTGGAATTCGTTCTGGTCGAACTTGGTCAGGGCGGCGGCGTCGGTGGAGTCGATGGCCGAGTAGCGCAGGGCCAGTTCCAAGGTTTCCGGCACGATCTGGTAGCCGGCCTGCAGGTAGTAGCCGTCGGCGTCCCAATCCGCCTTGCCGTCCGGATCGATGTTGGCCCAGTAGTATTCGGCGGCGGCGGAGAGACCCAGCCATTTGAAGTGGGAGTTGAGGGTGGCGGTGCGCAGGTCGGCTTCCTCGCCTGCGGCCAGGCTCAGATCAGTCATGCGCACGGCGCGGGTCAGCAGGCGGCTGTTGACGTTGTCGCGATCCGCGCGGACCAGGGTCTGCACGGCGTAGGAGGCGCCGAGGTTGAGCAAGGGCTTGGGTTCATTGAACGACGATTCGTCCATGTCGAATTTGCCCAGGGGATTGACGTCCACGCGCGCCGCCCAGAGGTGTTTGTCCTCGCGGTTGCTGCGGTTTTCGCCGTTGCCGTTGAACACCCCGGCCATGTATTCGACGAGATTGTCGGCGAAGGCGCCCTTGGCCAGGATGCCGCGGTCGCGGCCGAGATTGAAGGTTTCATCGGCCAGGGAGCGATCGACGAACATTTGGCTGCCCGAGGAGGTGAGCTGCTGGCGGCTGGTGGGAGCCTTGAACTGACCGGCCTGCAGGCTCAACTCGTCCATGAACTTGTAGCCGAGGACGGCGTCCTTGAGGGTCGCTCCGCCGCT contains:
- a CDS encoding OprO/OprP family phosphate-selective porin, with protein sequence MKKLFAAALLAATTLSFGLSAEAKTLEEILKDKGIITEEDYKEAVKKNDLAYYRPGRGITLESRDGNYTAHIGGRLQVRYTYTDVDAPNEENDSDFNIQRMRIDMRGNVYNKNLYYQWQHDFGGSGGATLKDAVLGYKFMDELSLQAGQFKAPTSRQQLTSSGSQMFVDRSLADETFNLGRDRGILAKGAFADNLVEYMAGVFNGNGENRSNREDKHLWAARVDVNPLGKFDMDESSFNEPKPLLNLGASYAVQTLVRADRDNVNSRLLTRAVRMTDLSLAAGEEADLRTATLNSHFKWLGLSAAAEYYWANIDPDGKADWDADGYYLQAGYQIVPETLELALRYSAIDSTDAAALTKFDQNEFQIAAGYYYKKHRAKIQADYTLHKDDLAQNKDDNIFRLQAQVIF